One genomic window of Salvelinus namaycush isolate Seneca chromosome 22, SaNama_1.0, whole genome shotgun sequence includes the following:
- the LOC120017986 gene encoding cholesterol 25-hydroxylase-like protein encodes MEPSLESSSPLLLQTLWDKIRAQEDFLRSPLFPVLFSMTLYLSCCLPYMCLDTLSSRVALVHRYKIQSHSRVTWAMAWSCLATSLHTHAVFIFPLSVLHWYWRPVVLPAQAPGALRVAWDVLACLLLFDLQYFVWHVLHHKVPWLYRTFHKVHHRYTATFALTTEHSGIWETLSLGLFAAVNPNLLGCHPLTKMLFFTLNIWLSVEDHSGYDLPWAPHRLVPFGLYGGSPHHDLHHLKFMVNYAPYFTHWDRLFGTLLHTDKPDTHDVDVLDASKRCDTASSGVTDVSHAPVYEATQSCVKDYEVKFRGK; translated from the coding sequence ATGGAGCCCTCACTggagtcctcctctcctctcctgctacAGACTTTATGGGACAAGATAAGAGCACAAGAAGACTTTCTCCGCTCTCCCTTGTTCCCTGTCCTGTTCTCCATGACACTCTATCTGAGCTGCTGCCTGCCTTACATGTGCCTGGACACCCTGTCCTCCAGAGTAGCCCTGGTGCACCGCTACAAGATTCAGTCACATAGCAGGGTGACCTGGGCAATGGCATGGAGCTGCCTGGCTACCTCCCTGCACACCCACGCTGTGTTCATTTTCCCCCTCAGTGTTCTGCACTGGTACTGGAGACCAGTGGTCCTCCCTGCCCAAGCTCCTGGGGCTCTTCGTGTGGCCTGGGATGTGTtagcctgtctcctcctctttgacCTGCAGTACTTTGTGTGGCACGTGCTGCACCACAAGGTGCCCTGGCTCTACCGGACTTTCCATAAGGTGCACCACCGCTACACAGCCACCTTCGCCCTGACCACAGAGCACTCTGGGATCTGGGAGACCCTGAGTCTGGGCCTGTTTGCTGCAGTGAACCCTAACCTGCTGGGCTGCCACCCGCTCACCAAGATGCTCTTCTTCACCCTGAACATCTGGCTGTCTGTGGAGGACCACTCAGGTTATGACCTGCCCTGGGCCCCTCACAGACTGGTACCCTTTGGGCTCTATGGCGGATCTCCGCACCACGACCTCCACCATCTCAAGTTCATGGTCAACTACGCACCCTACTTCACACACTGGGACAGGCTGTTCGGCACGCTGTTGCATACAGACAAACCAGACACGCATGATGTAGATGTGTTGGATGCTTCAAAAAGATGTGATACAGCATCAAGTGGTGTGACTGATGTAAGCCATGCACCAGTGTATGAGGCTACACAAAGCTGTGTGAAAGACTATGAGGTAAAGTTCAGAGGAAAATGA
- the LOC120017436 gene encoding interferon-induced protein with tetratricopeptide repeats 1-like, producing MAQTSLKIRLQGLECHFTWKLDDSRSKLESLRETLIDIISSEGVQCSWTGHLYNLLAYLHHALGSTEDALHCLKKAEEAIRLNCPDDVELSLVVHYGNLAWVHYHQGELTESQTYVEKVGRLLQDNPLHCPGVVWGERAWTLNKFDVSKRKAAVYCFRMALKGDPENKVLRCGYAIAFSKSVDRKDITPKLRSEMLEHLQIARELEPDHLTITVMYLQRLAASGQVEEAHKLAKEVIEKPLDSFGGFGLLLSFFREYVSHDSSIDLARRTLERHPDSRQLKKRLAQCYKWKIFSPEEKRNPMRHILIENAVNLYEEVVAVYPKSLALKLELSAMYKESGRVDRADKIFEDLLLDREGMEPQDLQKFYNRYAQHLFYAKQDDSRSIDFHKKAVEIMLPTSQRDSSIRVLLSIVHNGEDRAEEIVDFLDGLDGEGAVSRF from the coding sequence ATGGCTCAGACCTCCTTGAAAATTAGGCTGCAGGGTTTGGAATGCCACTTCACCTGGAAGCTGGACGACAGCAGATCTAAACTGGAAAGTCTCAGAGAAACCCTGATAGACATCATCAGCAGCGAGGGGGTTCAATGTTCCTGGACGGGTCATCTGTACAACCTCCTGGCTTACCTACACCACGCTTTGGGCTCCACAGAGGACGCTCTTCACTGCCTGAAGAAGGCTGAAGAGGCCATTCGCCTAAACTGCCCAGACGACGTGGAGCTAAGTCTGGTGGTCCACTATGGGAACTTGGCCTGGGTGCACTATCACCAAGGGGAGCTGACAGAGAGCCAGACCTATGTGGAGAAGGTGGGGAGACTATTGCAGGACAACCCCTTGCACTGCCCAGGTGTAGTGTGGGGAGAAAGGGCCTGGACTTTGAATAAGTTTGATGTAAGCAAGAGGAAGGCAGCGGTATATTGCTTCCGGATGGCCTTGAAAGGGGATCCTGAGAACAAGGTGCTGCGCTGTGGCTACGCCATAGCATTTAGTAAATCTGTTGATAGGAAAGACATTACCCCGAAGCTGCGATCTGAGATGTTGGAGCACCTACAGATTGCTAGAGAATTGGAACCAGATCATTTGACCATCACAGTGATGTACCTGCAGAGGCTTGCAGCAAGTGGCCAGGTTGAGGAAGCACATAAACTTGCAAAGGAAGTGATAGAGAAGCCTTTGGACAGCTTTGGTGGATTTGGACTCTTACTATCATTTTTCAGAGAATACGTCTCTCATGATTCAAGCATTGACCTGGCAAGAAGGACCCTGGAGAGACACCCTGATTCACGCCAACTGAAGAAGCGTCTTGCGCAGTGTTACAAATGGAAGATTTTCTCTCCAGAAGAGAAAAGGAACCCAATGAGGCATATTCTGATTGAAAATGCAGTCAACCTTTATGAAGAGGTGGTCGCAGTCTACCCAAAATCCCTTGCATTAAAACTGGAACTGTCTGCCATGTACAAAGAATCTGGCAGAGTTGATAGAGCAGATAAGATATTCGAGGACCTGCTTCTTGATAGGGAAGGAATGGAACCACAGGATTTACAGAAATTCTACAACAGGTATGCCCAACATCTGTTTTATGCCAAACAAGATGATTCCAGGTCAATTGATTTCCACAAGAAGGCAGTAGAGATTATGCTACCCACCAGCCAACGTGACAGCAGTATTCGTGTTTTGTTGTCCATTGTCCATAACGGAGAAGACAGAGCTGAGGAAATTGTTGACTTTCTGGATGGACTTGATGGAGAAGGTGCTGTTAGCCGGTTCTAG
- the LOC120017931 gene encoding interferon-induced protein with tetratricopeptide repeats 1-like, whose translation MAQNSLKNRLQGLECHFTWKLDDSSSKLQSLRESMIDISSSEGVQCSWTGHLYNFLAYLHYALGSTEDALHCLKKAEEAIRLNCPDDVELSLVVHYGNLAWVHYHQGELTESQTYVEKVGRLLRDNPSHCPGVVWGERAWTLNKFDVSKKSAALDCFRMALKGDPENKVLRCGYAMAFNKSVEKKDITPELRSEMMERLRIARELDPEELYITVMYLQRLAESGQVEEARKLAKEVIEKPLDSFGGFGILLYFLRDYVSHDSSIDLARRTLERHPNSRQLKRHLGKCYKWKIFSPEEKRNPMRHILIENAVNLYEEVVALYPKSLAAKLELSAMYKESGRVDRADKIFEDLLLDREGMEPQNLQKIYNWYAQHLFYAKQDASKSIDFHKKAAEIMLPTDQRDSSIHVLLSIVHHGGDRAKEIVDFLDGLDGEGAVSRF comes from the coding sequence ATGGCTCAGAACTCCTTGAAAAATAGGCTGCAGGGTTTGGAATGCCACTTCACCTGGAAGCTGGACGACAGCAGTTCTAAACTTCAAAGCCTCAGAGAAAGCATGATAGACATCAGCAGCAGCGAGGGGGTTCAATGTTCCTGGACGGGTCATCTGTACAACTTCCTGGCTTACCTACACTACGCTTTGGGCTCCACAGAGGACGCTCTTCATTGCCTGAAGAAGGCTGAAGAGGCCATTCGGCTAAACTGCCCAGACGACGTGGAGCTAAGTCTGGTGGTCCACTATGGGAACTTGGCCTGGGTGCACTATCACCAAGGGGAGCTGACAGAGAGCCAGACCTATGTGGAGAAGGTGGGGAGACTATTGCGGGACAACCCCTCGCACTGCCCAGGTGTAGTGTGGGGAGAAAGGGCCTGGACTTTGAATAAGTTTGATGTAAGCAAGAAGTCAGCAGCACTAGATTGCTTCCGGATGGCCTTGAAAGGGGATCCTGAGAACAAGGTGCTGCGCTGCGGTTACGCCATGGCGTTTAATAAATCTGTTGAAAAGAAAGACATTACCCCGGAGCTGCGATCTGAGATGATGGAGCGCCTACGGATTGCTAGAGAATTGGATCCAGAAGAGTTGTACATCACAGTGATGTACCTGCAGAGACTTGCAGAGAGCGGCCAGGTTGAGGAAGCACGTAAACTCGCAAAGGAAGTGATAGAAAAGCCTTTGGACAGCTTTGGTGGATTTGGAATCTTGCTATATTTTTTACGAGATTACGTCTCTCATGATTCAAGCATTGACCTGGCAAGAAGGACCCTGGAGAGGCATCCCAATTCACGCCAGCTGAAAAGGCATCTTGGGAAGTGTTACAAATGGAAGATTTTCTCTCCGGAAGAGAAAAGGAACCCAATGAGGCATATTCTGATTGAAAATGCAGTCAACCTTTATGAAGAGGTGGTCGCACTCTACCCAAAATCCCTTGCAGCTAAACTGGAACTGTCTGCCATGTACAAAGAATCTGGCAGAGTTGATAGAGCAGATAAGATATTCGAGGACCTGCTTCTTGATAGGGAAGGAATGGAACCACAGAATTTACAAAAAATCTACAACTGGTATGCCCAACATCTGTTTTATGCAAAACAAGATGCTTCCAAGTCAATTGATTTCCACAAGAAGGCAGCAGAAATTATGCTACCCACTGACCAACGTGACAGCAGTATTCATGTTCTGTTGTCCATTGTCCATCATGGAGGTGACAGAGCGAAGGAAATTGTCGACTTTCTGGATGGACTTGATGGAGAAGGTGCTGTTAGCCGGTTCTAA